The following nucleotide sequence is from Pseudonocardia sp. C8.
GTCGCGGGTTCGATTCCCGCAGGCGGCTCCACGAAGCCCCTGGTAGCACACCGCGCCAGGGGCTTTCGCGTGTCCGGGTCGTCGCTCAGTGCGGTGCCGGGGTTCCGAGCACCGCGGCCACCGACGCGCGGACCGTGCGCTCGACCGCCGAGGGGTCGGCGGCGTCGAACTTGCCGTCGAGGTGGAGGAAGGCGAGGCCGTGCGCGAGCGCCCAGAGCGTCCTGGCCATGGTCCCGGGCGCCGTCGTGGCGAGCACGCGGGCGACGGTCGCGTGCAGGTAGTCGTTGATCGCGGTGGCCGCGGCGACCCGCTCGGGACTGTTCGGGTCGCACGGCTCGGCGAACATCACCCGGAACATCGCCGGGTGGTCCAGGGCGAACCGGACGTAGGCGACCGCGATGTCGGCGAGGTCGCCGGGGCGTGCGGGTTCCGGGTGGGCGGCATCCAGGGCCGCGGCCAGCTCGCGGTAGCCCTCGGCGGCGACGGCCGACAGCAGGGCCTCGCGGTCGTCGAAGTGGCGGTACGGCGCGGTCTGCGAGACACCGGCCCGCCGGGCCACCGCCCGGAGTGACAGCCCGGAGTCCCCGGTCTCCTCCAGCAGCTCCCGCGCCGCGCGGATGCAGGCGGCGCGCAGGTCGCCGTGGTGGTACGAGGCGGTCGCCTGCGACACGGATCACGCTCCCAATGTTTACAGCGCTCACGCACCGTCGGTAATGTGTGCGGTGCACACATCGTCTCACGTCGGTGACCGAGTATGGAGGACCGCATGCCGTCCGAACTGTTCTCACCCCTGCACCTCCCCTCGGGGGCGGTGCTGCGCAACCGGATCGCCAAGGCCGCGATGGAGGAGAACCTGGCCGGGGAGGGTCAGCTGCCCGATCACCGGTTGTTCGAGCTGTACCGGCGCTGGAGTGCCGGCGGTACCGGGCTTCTCATCACCGGCAACGTCATGGTGCACGCCGAGGCGCTGACCGGCCCGGCCGGTGTGGTGCTCGACGACGCCACGCCGCTGGAGCCGTTCCGCGAGTGGGCACGCGCCGGGCGCTCCGGCGGCGCCGCGGTGTGGATGCAGGTCAACCACCCGGGGCGGCAGATCGAGGCGGACATGCCGGGCGTGGTGTGGGGCCCGTCCGCGGTCGGTGTCGACCTCGGCCGGCAGAGCAGCCGGTTCGGCAGCCCCCGGGCGATGACGGCGCGGGAGATCGCCGACACCGTGCAGCGGTTCGCCGTCACGGCCGCCCGCGCGGAGGAGGCCGGGTTCGACGGCGTCGAGATCCATGCCGCGCACGGTTACCTGCTCTCGCAGTTCCTCTCCCCGCTGGCGAACCGGCGTACCGACGAGTGGGGCGGTTCCCTGGAGAACCGGGCCCGGATGTTGCTCGACGTGGTGCGGGAGGTCCGCTCCGCGGTGTCGCCGTCGTTCGCGGTGGCGGTGAAGCTGAACTCCGCCGACTTCCAGCGGGGCGGGTTCGACGCCGACGACGCGCGCCGGGTCATCGGCTGGCTGGACCCGCTGGGCGTGGACCTGGTCGAGCTGTCCGGGGGCAGCTACGAGAGCCCCGCGATGACCGGGCGCCCGGCCGACGAGCGCACCCGTTCCCGCGAGGCGTACTTCCTCGACCTGGCCACGGATCTGGTCGCGACCAGTCCGCTGCCGTTGATGCTCACCGGCGGGATCACCCGCCGCGCCACCGCCGAGCAGGTGCTCGCCGGCGGCGTCGCCGTCGTGGGAATGGGCACGTCCCTGGCCGTCACCCCGGACCTGCCGGACCGCTGGCGCCGCGGACAGGAGGCCGGCCGCGCGCTGCGGCCCGTGACCTGGTCGAACAAGCCGCTGGCCTCCGCCGCGAGCATGGCCCAGGTCCGGCGCCAGCTGCGGCGACTCGCCCGCGGAGCCCCGACCGCACCGGGCGTGTTCCCGGCCTACGCTCTGGCCGTCGAGCAGGTCCGGCGGCGACACGCCCTGCGCCGCTACCGCAGCTGGCTGGCCGCCCGGCCGTCCGCAACGAAGGAGTACGCACGATGACCTCGGTCCTGTTCGTGGTCACCGCGGCCGACCGCTGGACGCTCTCCGACGGGACCGTCCACCCGTCCGGGTTCTGGGGTGAGGAGCTCGCCGTCCCGCACCGGATCTTCACCGGGGCCGGCTGGGAGGTCACGATCGCGACCCCCGGCGGGATGCCGCCCACACTGGACAAGCTGAGCATGTCCCGTACCGCGGGACGCCCGTCGAAGATCCGTGAGGTCGCCGCGTACCTCGAGTCCATCCAGGACCGGCTCGACTCGCCCCGCTCCCTCGACGACGTCGACGAGGCCGCGTTCGACGTCGTGTTCTACCCGGGCGGGCACGGCCCGATGGAGGACCTCGCGGTCGATCCGGTATCCGGTGCCCTGCTGACCCGGC
It contains:
- a CDS encoding TetR/AcrR family transcriptional regulator, yielding MSQATASYHHGDLRAACIRAARELLEETGDSGLSLRAVARRAGVSQTAPYRHFDDREALLSAVAAEGYRELAAALDAAHPEPARPGDLADIAVAYVRFALDHPAMFRVMFAEPCDPNSPERVAAATAINDYLHATVARVLATTAPGTMARTLWALAHGLAFLHLDGKFDAADPSAVERTVRASVAAVLGTPAPH
- a CDS encoding NADH:flavin oxidoreductase/NADH oxidase family protein; protein product: MPSELFSPLHLPSGAVLRNRIAKAAMEENLAGEGQLPDHRLFELYRRWSAGGTGLLITGNVMVHAEALTGPAGVVLDDATPLEPFREWARAGRSGGAAVWMQVNHPGRQIEADMPGVVWGPSAVGVDLGRQSSRFGSPRAMTAREIADTVQRFAVTAARAEEAGFDGVEIHAAHGYLLSQFLSPLANRRTDEWGGSLENRARMLLDVVREVRSAVSPSFAVAVKLNSADFQRGGFDADDARRVIGWLDPLGVDLVELSGGSYESPAMTGRPADERTRSREAYFLDLATDLVATSPLPLMLTGGITRRATAEQVLAGGVAVVGMGTSLAVTPDLPDRWRRGQEAGRALRPVTWSNKPLASAASMAQVRRQLRRLARGAPTAPGVFPAYALAVEQVRRRHALRRYRSWLAARPSATKEYAR
- a CDS encoding type 1 glutamine amidotransferase domain-containing protein; the protein is MTSVLFVVTAADRWTLSDGTVHPSGFWGEELAVPHRIFTGAGWEVTIATPGGMPPTLDKLSMSRTAGRPSKIREVAAYLESIQDRLDSPRSLDDVDEAAFDVVFYPGGHGPMEDLAVDPVSGALLTRRLRSGLPLALLCHAPAATLAARDDDGGWPFAGYRMTGLSNVEERLNTFGWKAPWYLEDRLRENGADYSKALVPLRPHVVVDRNLYTGQNPFSSERLAERIVADVTGR